In one window of Mercurialis annua linkage group LG4, ddMerAnnu1.2, whole genome shotgun sequence DNA:
- the LOC126676773 gene encoding dirigent protein 4-like, which produces MKAKICFLSLIIILYAMNAYAETKYSSPNKQKITKLSLFLHYNLGGNDANAAIIAQPNRTTNTNSLYPFGTLLAVNSGLRVSAEPTSELVGRAKGLSVAVSQQDDENLLVLCLDFGYTKGKFKGSSFVACSRGSAVEPFSELAVIGGTEKFRMAKGFVMSQIYSRGVSATGIFAIYKVHATLFHN; this is translated from the coding sequence atgaaaGCAAAAATATGCTTCTTGAGTCTTATTATAATCCTTTATGCTATGAACGCATATGCAGAAACAAAATACTCCTctccaaacaaacaaaaaattaccAAACTCAGTTTGTTCTTACATTATAATCTGGGAGGAAACGATGCTAATGCCGCTATAATAGCGCAACCAAACCGCACAACTAATACAAACTCGCTTTACCCATTCGGTACTCTTTTAGCTGTAAATAGCGGTTTAAGAGTAAGTGCCGAACCAACCTCGGAACTCGTCGGACGAGCTAAAGGTTTGAGTGTAGCAGTGAGCCAGCAAGATGATGAGAATTTGTTGGTTCTTTGTTTGGATTTTGGATATACTAAAGGTAAGTTTAAGGGAAGCTCATTTGTTGCTTGTTCAAGGGGTTCCGCTGTAGAGCCATTCAGTGAGCTTGCAGTTATTGGTGGAACAGAAAAATTCAGGATGGCTAAAGGTTTTGTCATGTCTCAAATTTATTCGCGCGGTGTTAGTGCCACCGGAATCTTTGCCATTTATAAAGTCCATGCAACTTTATTTCATAACTAA
- the LOC126676523 gene encoding ribosomal RNA small subunit methyltransferase, mitochondrial — MNLVFLNNKQRISKPKLIPFHLIYSVSFSCHQHFNKTEPTRSSSYADHNTNNNEDKSSEDKLHLCKSKGQHLLTNPRILDTIVTKSAVKCTDTVLEIGPGTGNLTLRLLQAARKVVAVEIDKRMVEILNRRVSEHGFQEKLDVVREDALKVKFPEFDIVVANIPYGISSPLVTKLVYGVNKYRSLTLLLQKEFARRLLAKPGDSEYNRLAVNVKLVADVEFVMNVSKRDFVPCPKVDSSVVIIRPKNSDDVPDVNFDEWKAFTRTCFSNKNKTLGAIFKQKKKVMELERLSMIKGCNSEKEINTDDKDDDNEESDGEDSHIISCSEMKLSSYKKMIIGVLESNGFEGKRPTKMSNEELLKLLSLFNQAGVYFHGQASESKVD; from the exons ATGAACTTAGTCTTCTTGAATAATAAGCAGCGAATTTCCAAGCCCAAATTGATTCCATTTCACCTTATTTATTCCGTATCATTTTCTTGTCATCAACATTTTAACAAAACAGAACCCACTCGTTCTTCTTCGTATGCTGATCATAACACCAACAACAATGAAGATAAAAGTTCAGAAGACAAATTGCATCTATGCAAAAGCAAAGGTCAACACTTACTCACTAACCCACGTATACTCGACACAATTGTCACCAAATCAGCTGTTAAGTGTACTGATACTGTTCTGGAGATCGGTCCCGGTACCGGTAATCTCACCCTCAGACTTCTCCAAGCTGCTAGAAAGGTTGTAGCAGTTGAGATTGATAAACGGATGGTTGAGATTCTGAACAGACGTGTTTCTGAACATGGGTTTCAGGAGAAACTTGAT GTTGTACGTGAAGATGCATTAAAGGTTAAGTTTCCTGAATTTGATATTGTGGTTGCTAATATTCCTTATGGGATATCGTCTCCTCTTGTGACGAAATTGGTGTACGGAGTGAATAAGTATAGAAGTTTAACACTTTTACTTCAGAAAGAATTTGCCAGGCGTTTATTGGCAAAACCTGGTGATTCTGAGTATAATAGATTGGCTGTGAATGTGAAGTTAGTGGCTGATGTGGAGTTTGTGATGAATGTCAGCAAACGGGACTTTGTTCCGTGTCCTAAAGTTGATTCTTCGGTGGTGATTATTCGTCCGAAGAATAGTGATGATGTCCCTGATGTGAATTTTGATGAATGGAAGGCTTTCACGAGGACGTGTTTCAGCAACAAGAATAAAACGCTGGGTGCGATTTTTAAGCAGAAGAAGAAGGTCATGGAGCTCGAAAGATTATCCATGATAAAGGGCTGCAATAGCGAAAAGGAGATTAATACTGACGACAAAGATGATGATAATGAGGAGAGTGATGGAGAAGACAGTCATATAATCAGTTGCTCCGAAATGAAGTTGAGTTCGTATAAGAAAATGATTATTGGGGTTTTAGAAAGTAATGGTTTTGAAGGTAAGAGACCGACGAAAATGAGTAATGAAGAGTTGCTGAAGCTGCTTTCTTTGTTTAATCAAGCTGGAGTATATTTTCATGGCCAAGCAAGTGAAAGTAAAGTGGATTAG
- the LOC126676524 gene encoding dirigent protein 4-like, whose product MTGIICFLSLIIMLYVMNAYAEAEYSYPNKRKIIKLKVYLHFNLGGNDANAVIIAQPNHTTDSNSIYPFGTLLAINYAVRVGAKPTSKLIGRAKGLAVAANQERNENVLVLFTDLGFTKGKFKGSSFVVISRASFLAPSRELAIIGGTKKFRMAQGFLFTESYSFKVNATGVFAVYKIDATLFHS is encoded by the coding sequence atgACAGGAATTATATGCTTTCTGAGTCTTATTATAATGCTTTATGTAATGAACGCATATGCAGAAGCAGAATACTCCTATCCGAACAAACGAAAAATTATCAAACTCAAAGTTTACTTACATTTTAATCTCGGAGGAAACGATGCTAATGCCGTAATCATAGCGCAACCAAACCACACAACCGATTCAAACTCTATTTATCCATTTGGTACTCTTTTAGCTATAAATTATGCTGTAAGAGTAGGTGCTAAACCAACCTCGAAACTCATCGGGCGTGCTAAAGGTCTCGCTGTAGCGGCGAATCAGGAGCGAAATGAGAATGTATTGGTTCTTTTTACTGATCTCGGATTTACTAAAGGTAAGTTTAAGGGAAGCTCGTTTGTTGTAATTTCAAGGGCTTCATTTCTAGCGCCATCCCGGGAGCTTGCAATTATTGgtggaacaaaaaaattcaggATGGCTCAAGGTTTTCTCTTTACCGAATCATATTCTTTCAAAGTTAATGCCACTGGAGTCTTTGCCGTTTATAAAATAGATGCAACTTTATTTCATTCCTAA